The genomic interval CGAGAACAACAGATCAACAACGTGCAGTAACACATGACTGATAAATTATgtgaataataaaaatcaatggtaaataattaataaaaatattagaaacaaaatagaatCAAAGCGACGCAAAACAAATAATCTGAAAAGGCTCACCGACGCATCGGAACGTCGTCGACAGAGTTTCATGTCAACTTCACCAAAACAACTGAGTGAATGAGTAGTACTTTCTAAAAACAACAACTACATGGTAGTTTGACCATAGGATAAAAGTGATTGTTTTCGGAAAAACGATAAACGTGTTCATCAGTTGATTTCGTGTGGGCAGCCAATCTTTTGCGAGCCTTCATGACTTTTATGAAAGAGAACTGGACGAGAGGAAAATGAGATAGAAAAactcctttatttttttaaatgcaaaCTTTAAAAACGTACAAActttataaaaaagtttaaacaATAATCTGAAACATTATACACATAAACTTCTACGAAAATGGAAATTAAGGTagtaaattactttttaaatctAATTTAAATCATGTAAAtagatattaataatataaaattctaattatccaatgtttaatataaaagaactaatttgattaacattataaaacatattttaaaattaaaaattatatttcaaatgatttttatatttataagaatattaaatattatcagTATGTCTCAAAAATAATGCGCTACTACTGCAAAGTGGCAGTGATATATAGCAATTTAAATACACAaagaaaatcttaaaaataaatcattaaataaataaattgttaatgtaagtatttattttaaaggtttaaatatgtttttgatcattacaattataacttttttgattttggttatcataatttttttgtttgattaacaTTCCTacaaatatagtttcattttaaaatagtatttatctaatttatgttacaaaaattgtaacaccgttaaaacataactattttttaaacaacaaaaaaaaaaactcaaatataattaaactataaccttttttaatctaaaattaaactcaaatatttctgtctttttctctaaaaaacCTAAATTGCAATTTCTTCTTGACGTGATCTGAACGTTGTAGAATTCCTCACATGTcacaattcataaaataaaataaaaaatctaaaaaagtagaatgaatttgattaaaggtTTCACCCTTTCACCATGACGAATTCCTTCATCACCCCTTACCATTACTAGGACTGGGACTTTCTTCTTTGCTCCTCTTCCTTCTACAACCAAATTCTACCACCACTTTTGGACTTTTTCATATACTCTACTAAAATCCCTTAATCCCCACGCTAAGAAGAAAAACTCTCATTCAGATCCAATTCTAGAATTTCACCATTGTCCAAGTaccagaagaagaaaaatattatagtgatgatgaatttgaatttgaacaaGGTGATGAATTTCAAATAGATGAAGATGCCGGTGACGACGATTAGAATTATATCGAGGAAGAAGACTAAAATAATGATGAAAAAAGCgcgatttaaatttttttagggAAGAAGACTGAAACATTTGGGATTAATTTCaagttaaaaaaagttatagtttaattatattttagttttttttgttaaaaaattactatattttaacaatgttataattttgttaagagaaattaaatgaaaaaactattttaaaataaaactatatttgtGTGGATGTTAACCAAACAAAACTTAcgataatcaaaattaaaaatattataattgcaaaaatcaaatacatatttaaatatatctcaaatatataatatataaaaatattgggAGTGTTACACACTCCACCTACTTGATTTTCTATTCAAATcctaaacttttaaataatttgtcaTTAGAGTCTctcttcaatatttaaaaatttataattaagtttatataCTTTTAATCATTTGTAGTTActtttcataaattatatttattatttttaaaaattaacacaaCATAATTGCGAACCGAAAAGATGGAATCaaatttttagaatattaatacaattttgatataatttatcataaatCAAAACCAAAAGAATCATAAAGTAAAGTTTTTACAATAAATGAAACTATCTCTGGTTACTTATATAAGAATTATTTTAGAGAAATTTCTAGTTCCAAAGAAAAAgttatgagtaaaaaaaaagttataagtttcaaaacatatttattatttaaaagtcatatatactttttttattaaaaatacagttaatattcatattaataaGTGTAAAAGTAatcaatatcaaaattattttaaggaaaaaaaattcaaaactaataCATTAAATGAGTTTATCTGACCTTTGTGATTTTTGTTACTTTAGGGAAAAACTTTCAAAActaatacacagtttgtaattCATGAACCATATTATACTAGCTACCCATAGATAAATTTGATTTAGCAAAACAAcacatgaaaaaataattaaaaacttcagggaaaaaatgaattaaaaaaaaaaaagctatttcTAAAGTGCTTGAAATTAATCTACCCCTACACATATCCAAATTTAAAGGAACACTCACACATACGTGTCTAATTGTTAACGAGAATTCAAATCCTAGATTCCAATTCATGCCATGTTTCAACGGTTAAACCCAAAAGttagttaattattaattattagttattattagttaattaataataaaaagcaCCATTTTTGCGCCAACTTTGTTTCCAACAATGGAACCCTTTCTTCTCTTGTGACAATCTGCATTTTGCAACCCCTCTTCAATTCTCTTTCAAACataacatacaaaaacaaattttatacaatttcaTATTGTATATGATTGTTATTGCATGTTATGGAGATTGATTCAATCGCTTTTGATTCATGCTCGAAAGAGAATTTGACCCTTTATCAAGAGTGGTTCAATTATGCAGATTCAGGTtcttattttaacaaaatttcactctttttttttttacttttgtgtaaattaaattttctggGGTGTTTGTTGCTTTTTCACCTTGTctgtgttaatttttttttgaagatttGATCTTTACTCTAACGCTTTTTATATAGGGACATAATAAatgcatttgaatttttttttctttttttacccTTTATGTGATTTCTTTTCAAAAGAAacatttttgtatatatttactCTTTTGTGAAGAATAGAGGTGACTgagaatttgttttttttacagaTGGTGATGGTCGCTTTACAGGGAATGAAGCCACTAAATTTTTCGCCATGTCGCACTTGTCTCGCCAAGAGCTTAAGCAGGTTTTGAATATAACTCCatattttttgcttatatttcattctggaatgtgtatttattttagtttgtgCATTGGAACAAggtgtctatatatatataggaataGTATATTTGCTCACTAAGGTTGAGGCTTGTCAATTAGAATTTGAAGTTACTCTTTCATTGTGGTAAGGTATCTCAAATTTGAGTTTTATTGGCAAAAATTCAAGACGACATTGACTAGAGATGAGGTCTACGAAGAATTTATCAGTTGATTTTGTAGAGTTGAGTTAAACTAAAGTCTAAGATGATATTAGAAGAAATCAGAACCTATTCTAGATCTGTGAAATGGTAACAAGTGTTATCCGCACATTTTACATTGTCAATGAGAAGAGTGAAAGCACTTTATTGTTTACTAATTAATGCTAATTACATTGATAGTATTAAATTTGAATCATATAAAAGTTTGCTTTGATGCATTATTGTTTCCATTATATTCATTGGTACCAAATGTCCTAGTTGATAGTTCCACATAGTCTCTTTTTTCACAtggttctttttttttccttgtaACTAAATTGGATTTTTGGTGCTCACCTTACCAAACTAAGGTGTGGGCTATTGCAGATTCAAAGCGAGAAGGATATCTCGGTTTCAAAGAATTTGTCATTTCTATGCAGGTAATTCTTTTCATTAAAGAATAGTAAAGCTTTGCTTTATCAAAGGTTAATGCTATCAATTTCTGGATCCTAACCCATTTGAATTGTAGCTTGTTTCTTTAGGACAATCTGGCCACTCAATAACACATGATCTTCTCACTACTGATAGTAAGTTCTGTATTTTTAGGTTTGTTCTCTATTTTATGGtttgataattatatgtatGGATTAGTTAATTTTGGGTATTACTCATAGTTTACCGATAAGTGGACAAGTTGCTCCAATCATAAGTAGGCAGGGGTAATCTTGTAAACTGTTATCCACGCATTTTACATTTTCAATGAGAAGAGTGAAATCACTTCTTTGTTTACTAATTAATGCTAATTACATTGATAGTGTATCAAATCTGAGTCATGCAAAAGTAAGTTGTAATTTGTAACCCTAATCTTGAATCATAATAGAAAGGTTTTGCAGTCTTAGATGTAGGCACAATTGGCTGAACTTCATAATCAAAGCTTGCATGttatttgtttgtgtttttcaCGTCTATTTTCTTTTGAACCAGGGTTGCTAGTATATCAGTTAATGATGTTGCAATGCATATTCTATTGCTTGTGTTGTGAGTATCTCTTTGATAAAGCTATCTAATAGAAACTTCACTTCTATTTCAGTTTTGCAAAATATAAAACCACCTCAAATGGAAGGTTTGGATGCATTAGTTGCAGTAAGTATTGCATTTTTTATGTTAACAATTTACGTTGATTTAAACAAAGTACTTATCAGTGCCTACTTGGTTTTGTTTATACAGAAGAAAAAGcgaaaacaaaaagataaagaTGTAAATGGTAATATATCTCTCCTTTTATTGACTAATGTCATTCACTTTGCTTTTGGTTGactttttctatttctttcttattttctcTTGAAATTCCAAGTTCACTTAATTGGCAATAATGCAGCTAGTCCTAGTCCTCTGCCATCGCCTTCGAGTAATTGGTTTTCTGCAAAGTCAACGAAAAAGGTGCACATTTTGTTCATATCACTCTTAATTtggtttttcttttccttctgATTATGCCGCTTCCTTGTCAAATgctttcatatataaatttttcactTCTACATTTTGTGCATATGTCCATAGGTACCGGCTTCCTCAGTGACATCAATTATTGACGGTTTGAAGAGACTTTACATACAGAAGTTGAAGCCTTTAGAAGTTGCTTACCGATACAACGATTTCGTATCTCCTTTATTGGTCAGTACATGACTCTGGTTGATTTgtttaataaagaaaatgattAGCTAATGTAGTTATCTAGTgtagttttttttgttaagcCGTGTTTTAAATATCGACAAACATATCGACTTAGTTTCTCTGTTGATTGATTGCAGAATAATAGTGATTTTGATGCCAAACCTATGGTTATGCTTTTGGGTCAGTACTCAACAGGGAAAACAACTTTTATTAAACATATGCTTCAAAGTAGTTATCCAGGCAAgtgattttcttcaatttcgacccaaataatatatatttatggaGTTATAATCATAACTGTTATTCTGTTAAACAATCTATGTTACTGATtctattttcttgtttttcctATTTATGTAATTAGGCGCTCATATTGGACCTGAACCAACAACTGATAGGTTTGTTGTTGTCATGGTATGTACTAATTAATCATACAGTCTTAAGCATTTACTACTCATATGGTCTTAGAGGGTCACAAATCCCTTgagcattttattttattattgcaTTTACTACTTGAGTTGTGATTGGATGTCagtgtaaaaataatttacattgaCAGTACATATTGCTTAATCTCTTTAGAATTTGTAATGATTTAATAAAACGAAATGCTAGAAATTTTGTGATATGAGGTCATGGTTGCAATAGCTTGAGTGCCAAGTTTGATATATTGAAATGATGGTTATCTATACAGTCTGGACCGGATGAAAGAAGTATTCCTGGTAATACTGTTGCTGTACAAGCTGACATGCCATTTGGTGGTCTTACAACTTTTGGCACAGCTTTTTTGTCCAAATTTGAGTGTTCTCAAATGCCTCATCCTGTAAGTTTCTCTACACAAGttcgggaagaaaaaaatttgtaaattttaatttttgagtttaatAACTATgaaataacaatataaaaaagttttacacaTGTTGAATCATAATTCACCATAGTACATTGtcataatattatattacataTGAGATATGATTGAATGTTCGTGAAAAagtttataatatcaatatatagtaataaaattattttggttTTGTAGCATATGGAACTTACTTTTTCTCTTTTGTCCAAAGCTACTGGAGCACATTACATTTGTGGACAGTCCCGGAGTTCTATCAGGAGAAAAGCAACGATCACAAAGATCATATGATTTCACCGGTGTAACATCTTGGTTTGCTGCTAAATCTGATTTAATACTCCTTCTGTTTGATCCTCACAAACTTGATATCAGCGATGAGTTCAAACGTGTGATATCGTCTCTACGAGGGCATGATGATAAAATTCGGGTGGTTTTGAACAAGTCAGACCAAGTTGATACTCAACAAGTAAGATAGCAGAAacaattaattttctatttgtttACTTAACAAATCTTTAGCATCATTGTTAGGGGAAAtctaaattgtatatttaattttgtatccTAATGTTGCAGTTAATGAGAATTTATGGTGCATTAATGTGGTCCCTTGGGAAGGTGCTCAATATTCCAGAAGTCATGCGAGTGTATATAGGGTAGGTCACTTCATATATGTGTATGCATTGTCGCATTCTCCACCATCAATCTTGAAACGACATCTTTGACAAGGAAAACTAGATAAACTTTGTTTTTGAAACTACAAGTTTTTAGATGCAATCTTTAGCATGTCGTGAAGTTGCAAACCCAGATCCCCTACAGTTGACTTTACGGTGCACCTAGATATAGgaatactatttttttactgATTTTTCTCACCTTTTACATTTTGCATATCTCTATGCAATTTAGatgtgatttaaattttattgattctttcatttattttggCAGCTCCTTCAATGACAAGCCTGTAAACGATAGAGCCAATGGTCTACTTGGCAATGAACTCTTTGAAAGAGAACAGGATGACCTTCTTTCAGATTTAAAAGATATACCAAAGAAGGCTTGTGATCGTAAAGTGAgtttgtttttcatttgatttaactttttaatcATAGTAAATATTCCCAACTAAATCAATACATGTATGTGCAATTGTTGCATGTTAGCAAAATTCTTTGATAGAGATTGCTTTGTGGAATGAGTTTTAAAGTAAAGTATGAACCACATAGATTGAAAGATAACAATAATGATTTGAGAGTACTTTTTAGTACATTTGGTGGGGTAACTTTGTTAAAAAGATTAGTGACCTTCGCACATTTAAGTACCAATTTTGTTGTGGTACCGACTTTATAGCTATTATTGTAGGTTGTGTCTTATATCTCTTGAATTTCAATaatcatgttttattttatctatcttTTACTTGGCCTACGGTTCCCGCGGAAATTGAACTGAACTTTGTCCTATGGTTCTAAATTGTGGTCTGCAACTGCATTTGGAGTTGGTATATAATGATTTATGAGATATCTGCAACAGTGTCACAACTGCAATTGCAGATGCATCAACTGCGACTACAATATATAGGTTTCTAGCATAATTGCAATTGCAACTGCGaccgcaatttaaaaccataCTCAATCATTTTAGGTTACAAAGCTAAGCAGTCACCAGTGCACTGGCACATGCATAGAGCACATGGAGGATTGTTAAGTTTTATCTATTGAAATTCCTTCTTTTTGTAATTAAGATAACACTTGTGCATAATGTAGATCAATGAATTCGTAAAACGAGCTCGAGCCGCAAAGATACATGCATATATTATCAGTCATCTAAAAAAGCAGATGCCTACCATGATGGGGAAAGCTAAAGCTCAACAAAAACTCATTGATAACTTGGAGGGTGAATTTGCAAAGGTATGAATCCACCACTACTCTGTATTTCTCACATATTGTTTTGATAAGAATGAAAATTGAAACACATGCATAACTAACAGGTACAAAGGGAGTACCATCTACCTCCTGGTGACTTTCCAAATGTTGATCATTTCAAAGAGGTCTTGAGTGGTTATAACATCGACAAGTTCGAGAAATTGAAACCGAAAGCGATACAAGCTGTGGATGACATGCTTGCTCATGATATTCCTAACCTCTTAAAGTCTTTTAGAAATCCATATGGTTAAGTTGGCAAGAGCAATGACAAGGAAAAATTGTCTGCATTCATGCACAATAATGTACATGCTTTGTGATATATATGTATCATATGGTGCATATTAATATAATGGCTTCACCATCATAGCTCTACTTGTTGGGAAGAAgggtttttttgttgttgaatgaagcattaatgataaaatttaaaaagaaaaaaaggttgTATTTCTCTAAAGAAAATGTTACAATTGCTTGGACCTATCACTTTTATAGGTCTTCCACTTTTTCAATAGACAATGGTGGTATATTTCATCTAATGGTCACAAAAACCTTCATATTTATGAATTATTACATAGAATGTTAGAAAGGTGGCCTAAAGTTTAAGATGGATTGCATTcagttttataaattttcacAAAATGCTTCATAGGAAATTACTAAAAATGTGATGAGAAATACActataaaattcatattccCTAAAATTATTAGAGTGTCACTATATGtgttttatctttaaaaaaataactacggatcttaaaaataaattttaagttcACTAAAATTAGAACTTTTAAAGTATTTGTTagcatttgtttttatttaaagataaatttatatcattaaatATCTCAAAAGTTATTTCATGCTCTTTCTAATCTTTTCATtgatgtttcaaaaaaaaaaattatatatacttATCAAGCATTTTCAAGTTTCAAGATTACATTAACAACTTTTTGTCAATTATACTTTTatctaaatcaattatttaagaaaaaagaaaataaataaaatgtaaataagtGAAAGAtcgttgaaaaataaaaatatatttagaatttacttataaactaataattcaaaaataactataaaatttaCTCTATTAAAATGAATGTgattttcagtttttaatataaaattaattatattttttaatcgaatcgtttaattaatattatatccACTTAGTTTACACAGTAAAGACGTGACAATtgttaatatcaatattttgataaaattatttattattattattattattatttgcttttatttatttagtgtaattttgaaatatgtGTGCAATGGATCAGCAATGATTCGGGAAAAGGGGAGTATTTTTTTGGAACTGAGTAGGGCATTTTTTTGGTAGGGGAATCCTTGTTCATCCCTAAAACCTGTTTAATTTTGTAGCCTCCTTCCTTTTAACAGTTCAATCCCTTCTCCTCTGAAGTTGATTGCAAGAATGCTTCCTCAGCGCATGAAAAAAGCTGTTACTGATAACCCTAAAAAGCTTGCCAACTTGATTGACCTCGTTAACCTTCCTTCCACTCTCAGAGACTTCATCGGTCAATCTCAAACTTCTCGTTTATCTTGCTTCATGCGTGTTTGGTCTTACATCAAAACCAACAATCTCCAGGTTCCCTT from Cicer arietinum cultivar CDC Frontier isolate Library 1 chromosome 5, Cicar.CDCFrontier_v2.0, whole genome shotgun sequence carries:
- the LOC101500115 gene encoding upstream activation factor subunit UAF30; this encodes MLPQRMKKAVTDNPKKLANLIDLVNLPSTLRDFIGQSQTSRLSCFMRVWSYIKTNNLQDPNNKNVVNCDEKLKGILLGKPQVDLAELPELIKLHFPKEPK
- the LOC101499794 gene encoding EH domain-containing protein 1-like isoform X2 → MSHLSRQELKQVWAIADSKREGYLGFKEFVISMQLVSLGQSGHSITHDLLTTDILQNIKPPQMEGLDALVAKKKRKQKDKDVNASPSPLPSPSSNWFSAKSTKKVPASSVTSIIDGLKRLYIQKLKPLEVAYRYNDFVSPLLNNSDFDAKPMVMLLGQYSTGKTTFIKHMLQSSYPGAHIGPEPTTDRFVVVMSGPDERSIPGNTVAVQADMPFGGLTTFGTAFLSKFECSQMPHPLLEHITFVDSPGVLSGEKQRSQRSYDFTGVTSWFAAKSDLILLLFDPHKLDISDEFKRVISSLRGHDDKIRVVLNKSDQVDTQQLMRIYGALMWSLGKVLNIPEVMRVYIGSFNDKPVNDRANGLLGNELFEREQDDLLSDLKDIPKKACDRKINEFVKRARAAKIHAYIISHLKKQMPTMMGKAKAQQKLIDNLEGEFAKVQREYHLPPGDFPNVDHFKEVLSGYNIDKFEKLKPKAIQAVDDMLAHDIPNLLKSFRNPYG
- the LOC101499794 gene encoding EH domain-containing protein 1-like isoform X1 codes for the protein MEIDSIAFDSCSKENLTLYQEWFNYADSDGDGRFTGNEATKFFAMSHLSRQELKQVWAIADSKREGYLGFKEFVISMQLVSLGQSGHSITHDLLTTDILQNIKPPQMEGLDALVAKKKRKQKDKDVNASPSPLPSPSSNWFSAKSTKKVPASSVTSIIDGLKRLYIQKLKPLEVAYRYNDFVSPLLNNSDFDAKPMVMLLGQYSTGKTTFIKHMLQSSYPGAHIGPEPTTDRFVVVMSGPDERSIPGNTVAVQADMPFGGLTTFGTAFLSKFECSQMPHPLLEHITFVDSPGVLSGEKQRSQRSYDFTGVTSWFAAKSDLILLLFDPHKLDISDEFKRVISSLRGHDDKIRVVLNKSDQVDTQQLMRIYGALMWSLGKVLNIPEVMRVYIGSFNDKPVNDRANGLLGNELFEREQDDLLSDLKDIPKKACDRKINEFVKRARAAKIHAYIISHLKKQMPTMMGKAKAQQKLIDNLEGEFAKVQREYHLPPGDFPNVDHFKEVLSGYNIDKFEKLKPKAIQAVDDMLAHDIPNLLKSFRNPYG